From one Caldithrix abyssi DSM 13497 genomic stretch:
- a CDS encoding sialidase family protein: MKKVVYILLFNLLLLTGYTISEVANQFYIRCYVESMSSDPMGNTDLSQYTPEAVKHIDVYVVEYSDTDWWDGEKYYYTKDFETAKEEWQTAIENLNMVFADAKIEFSLADDNYQRKTIQTGAASGSLDYLFTDCSITPLNDIKMYPDKYLRISSMPLDVKVRYNETDYTVSGSVEKIFGSCIYINRNALGYDLQYYVAQSLGLYDTDETHFGTNVRDFLDDTEINEPDNLMNRQNPGTGLTPNQIQRLNWALETQPDLKKLIETEVEFANQINNEMVSGELFYDNHSVSSGETVNLLDSKQYEIGTQDQVINYNLKDYQHYRWNGKAEDYLIKRNTRIVKTSDKETKQHAEFAPLELINIDLPTEATFYLRDPWYLSNDQQLNEFREISGNNFRALIKQNENFYEQYPIYEIKQPPSHQQNVHNENIIYYFKEWTGTDVNYQDASNNQTEIVFEKSNASIQANYKGHLASDKARATGYNNGRRIFKDNNNTLYLVYEDNGNIWLTKSSDGGKTWSKEEKINLSDNCINPSIAGHNESGWIVFSWYAKEYSSIKFRYYETATNTWSTIYANDYLVLTGGPNIDPAPSIAETYVPGTIGPSEHTIYIAFNYEKLSETGNPTGISEVILQKGNFDNDPRQCSRKQNQPQRVQSNFLADYANHRRK; encoded by the coding sequence ATGAAAAAAGTTGTTTATATTTTGTTGTTTAACTTGTTACTATTAACTGGTTACACTATATCTGAAGTAGCGAACCAATTTTACATACGCTGTTATGTGGAGTCGATGAGTAGTGACCCAATGGGCAATACGGATTTATCTCAGTATACACCGGAAGCCGTTAAACATATTGATGTTTATGTGGTTGAGTATAGTGATACAGATTGGTGGGATGGGGAGAAATATTATTATACAAAGGATTTTGAAACGGCAAAGGAGGAGTGGCAAACAGCTATTGAAAATTTGAATATGGTATTTGCTGATGCAAAAATAGAATTCTCGTTAGCTGATGATAACTATCAGAGAAAAACCATCCAGACAGGAGCTGCTTCCGGTAGTTTAGATTATTTATTCACTGATTGTTCTATAACGCCTTTAAATGATATTAAAATGTATCCTGATAAATATTTGAGAATTTCCAGTATGCCTTTAGATGTAAAAGTAAGGTACAATGAAACTGATTATACAGTCTCTGGTTCGGTTGAAAAAATCTTCGGCAGTTGTATTTATATTAATAGAAATGCACTTGGTTATGATTTGCAATATTATGTGGCACAGTCTTTGGGATTATACGACACGGATGAAACACATTTTGGAACGAACGTCCGTGATTTTTTGGACGATACAGAAATAAACGAGCCTGATAATTTAATGAACCGCCAAAATCCCGGAACAGGTTTGACGCCAAATCAAATTCAACGTTTAAACTGGGCTTTAGAAACTCAGCCCGATTTGAAAAAGTTAATTGAAACAGAGGTAGAATTCGCCAACCAAATTAATAATGAAATGGTATCAGGCGAATTATTTTATGATAATCATAGCGTGTCATCCGGCGAAACAGTGAACTTATTGGATTCAAAACAGTATGAAATCGGAACCCAGGATCAGGTTATTAATTATAATTTAAAGGATTATCAGCACTATCGTTGGAATGGGAAAGCTGAGGATTATTTAATAAAAAGAAACACAAGAATAGTGAAAACAAGCGACAAAGAAACTAAACAACATGCCGAGTTTGCACCTTTAGAATTAATCAATATTGATCTTCCAACGGAAGCAACTTTTTATCTTCGCGATCCGTGGTATCTATCCAATGACCAACAGCTCAATGAATTTAGAGAAATTTCAGGAAATAACTTTAGAGCGCTGATTAAACAAAATGAGAATTTTTATGAACAGTATCCAATTTATGAAATTAAGCAGCCTCCATCACACCAGCAAAATGTTCATAATGAGAATATTATTTACTATTTTAAAGAATGGACGGGTACAGACGTTAATTATCAGGATGCATCAAACAATCAAACAGAAATTGTTTTTGAAAAATCAAACGCTTCAATTCAGGCTAATTACAAAGGCCATTTAGCTTCTGATAAAGCGCGCGCCACTGGCTACAACAATGGCCGGCGGATTTTTAAAGATAACAATAATACCCTATATTTGGTTTACGAAGATAATGGCAATATCTGGCTTACGAAGTCTTCCGATGGCGGTAAAACCTGGAGTAAAGAAGAAAAAATAAACTTATCGGATAATTGTATAAATCCTTCTATAGCAGGTCATAACGAAAGTGGATGGATCGTATTTTCCTGGTATGCAAAAGAGTATAGTTCTATTAAATTCAGATACTATGAAACGGCTACTAATACCTGGTCAACTATTTATGCGAACGATTATCTTGTACTTACAGGAGGCCCAAATATTGATCCGGCGCCTTCGATTGCAGAGACTTATGTGCCTGGAACCATTGGTCCCAGTGAACATACTATATATATCGCATTCAATTATGAAAAGTTGTCTGAAACAGGAAATCCAACAGGCATAAGTGAAGTAATTTTGCAGAAAGGTAATTTTGATAATGATCCAAGGCAGTGTAGCCGCAAACAAAACCAACCGCAACGCGTGCAAAGTAATTTTCTCGCAGATTATGCCAATCATCGCAGAAAATGA
- a CDS encoding WD40/YVTN/BNR-like repeat-containing protein, translating to MKMVILLKIFVEEKMVYMRIPPLHIFYLLSKNFLRVFYYFSADVLDCFCLTTPKLRSNKMPQLSKKSFPFFFCLLSFFILLLSCKRATEPLVKDAAKRNLDTSSHSFAWQIDTLPGTVFDISGLDENNVWLVGEFSRSNSQTGETEKFNYGYWNGKTWKLQSILKEGPYMGIHVFNKNNIWLTDGGMIHWNGKYWKLYHPWNMGILNETEGGVTKVWGLDSSNVFFIGLTGTIIHFDGYTFKKMESKTNVNLTHIYGIDENHIWVVGDDRGLHGGHSVLLFFNGSSWKVKYHYRYNEGPPFEGGPIGQYRGIWADKDSIIMGSGHGFWHESIITGKGRIEPFSFHPIGAEEKIFARNRNDLFMIGHFYTLHHYNGKSWKRYISFLRKNDNFYAGSFVSDDCVFVGGNRFVYRGYR from the coding sequence ATGAAGATGGTTATCCTTTTGAAAATTTTTGTAGAAGAAAAAATGGTGTACATGCGTATCCCCCCCCTCCACATTTTTTATTTACTTTCAAAAAATTTCTTAAGAGTTTTTTATTATTTTTCTGCCGATGTTTTAGATTGTTTTTGTCTAACAACACCCAAACTCAGGAGCAACAAAATGCCACAATTAAGTAAAAAATCTTTTCCATTTTTCTTTTGTCTTTTGTCTTTTTTTATTTTACTTCTTTCTTGCAAAAGGGCCACTGAACCGCTTGTTAAGGATGCGGCTAAAAGAAATCTCGATACAAGCAGCCATTCTTTTGCATGGCAAATTGACACATTACCTGGAACTGTTTTTGATATTTCAGGACTGGACGAAAATAATGTTTGGTTGGTTGGTGAATTTTCTAGATCAAACTCACAAACTGGTGAAACGGAGAAATTCAATTATGGATATTGGAACGGCAAAACATGGAAATTACAGTCTATTCTTAAAGAAGGGCCATATATGGGTATTCATGTTTTTAATAAAAACAATATCTGGCTAACAGACGGAGGTATGATTCATTGGAATGGTAAATATTGGAAATTATATCATCCTTGGAACATGGGTATTTTAAATGAAACGGAAGGTGGTGTGACAAAGGTCTGGGGGTTAGACTCTTCCAATGTATTTTTCATTGGCCTTACAGGCACTATTATTCATTTTGATGGATATACTTTTAAGAAGATGGAAAGCAAAACAAACGTAAATCTCACTCACATTTATGGAATTGATGAAAACCATATATGGGTGGTTGGCGATGACAGGGGATTACACGGCGGTCATAGCGTTCTTTTGTTTTTCAATGGAAGTTCATGGAAAGTCAAATATCATTACAGATATAACGAAGGCCCGCCATTTGAAGGAGGGCCTATCGGCCAGTATAGAGGGATTTGGGCTGATAAAGACAGTATCATTATGGGCTCGGGGCATGGTTTTTGGCATGAATCCATAATAACTGGAAAGGGAAGAATCGAGCCTTTTTCTTTTCATCCTATCGGGGCAGAAGAAAAAATATTCGCACGAAACCGTAACGATCTTTTTATGATTGGTCATTTTTATACGCTTCATCATTATAACGGTAAATCCTGGAAAAGGTATATTTCGTTTCTCCGGAAAAATGATAATTTCTATGCGGGTAGTTTTGTTTCTGATGATTGCGTATTTGTAGGGGGAAATAGATTTGTTTATCGCGGCTACAGATAA
- the mutT gene encoding 8-oxo-dGTP diphosphatase MutT, translating into MEKYRSQKRLIRVAAAVIVNDEGQVLITRRPEGSHLGGLWEFPGGKIKDSETPQMALQREIKEELDVEVDVRQLLWREQFEYPEKRIDIFFYGCRLKSAAQQIKALEVDAFRWINPDQLDAFQFPPADEHFIARLKKGAFDLINGSGF; encoded by the coding sequence GTGGAGAAATATCGGTCTCAAAAGCGGTTGATTCGCGTTGCCGCGGCTGTAATCGTAAACGATGAAGGGCAAGTTCTGATTACCAGGCGTCCGGAGGGCAGCCACCTGGGAGGTCTGTGGGAATTCCCCGGCGGCAAGATAAAGGATTCCGAAACGCCGCAAATGGCCCTGCAACGGGAAATCAAAGAGGAGCTGGATGTGGAAGTTGACGTGCGGCAGCTGCTCTGGCGTGAACAATTTGAATATCCGGAAAAACGAATTGATATTTTCTTTTATGGCTGTCGGTTAAAATCTGCAGCGCAGCAGATCAAAGCGCTGGAAGTTGACGCCTTTCGCTGGATAAATCCCGATCAATTGGACGCCTTCCAATTCCCGCCGGCCGATGAACACTTTATTGCCCGATTGAAAAAGGGAGCTTTTGATTTAATCAACGGCAGTGGATTTTAA
- a CDS encoding ribose-phosphate diphosphokinase has protein sequence MDSTTIVRTKGERGAMSIMACDSGRAFATRIIQHLNEIIQNETHSLPLRLIHSEEITFSNGEVKTVIHENVRGDDHYIVQCIDDPLSEKSVNDNLMALLTAINAAFQSDADSITAVIPQFPYSRQERKKTRECITAKQVAQFIEVSGANRVITLDVHAEAIMGFFTTAKLENLHASNYIIKHFKENYSANDLVITAADVGGAERARYYSKTLHAHLAIVDKARDYSKKSVISSMRLVGDVDGKDVLIPDDMISTGGTIINAVKLLKDKGAQKIYVTCSLPFFNEPAVELLSKAYEEGLIAKVIGTDAVFHGQEFVKNTPWYDEVTIAPLFAEVIYNINQKRSVSELLK, from the coding sequence TTGGATTCGACCACCATAGTTCGCACAAAAGGTGAACGCGGGGCCATGAGCATCATGGCCTGTGATTCCGGGCGAGCTTTTGCTACCAGGATTATACAACATTTAAATGAAATAATACAAAATGAAACGCATAGTTTACCGCTGAGACTGATCCATTCTGAAGAAATTACCTTTTCCAATGGCGAAGTAAAAACCGTTATTCATGAAAATGTGCGCGGCGACGATCACTACATTGTGCAGTGTATTGACGATCCGCTGAGCGAAAAATCGGTGAACGACAATTTGATGGCCTTGCTAACGGCCATTAACGCCGCCTTTCAATCCGATGCCGATTCTATTACGGCGGTCATCCCGCAGTTTCCCTATTCGCGCCAGGAACGCAAAAAAACGCGCGAATGCATTACAGCCAAACAGGTGGCGCAGTTCATCGAAGTTTCCGGCGCTAACCGCGTCATTACCCTGGATGTTCATGCCGAGGCCATCATGGGCTTTTTTACCACCGCAAAGCTGGAAAATTTGCACGCTTCCAATTACATAATCAAGCATTTTAAAGAAAATTACAGCGCCAACGACCTGGTTATCACGGCTGCGGATGTGGGCGGCGCTGAGCGTGCCCGCTACTATTCGAAAACGCTACACGCCCATCTGGCTATTGTGGATAAAGCGCGCGACTATTCCAAAAAAAGCGTAATCAGCAGCATGCGTCTGGTGGGCGATGTGGATGGCAAAGACGTTTTAATCCCGGATGATATGATCAGTACCGGCGGCACCATCATTAACGCAGTCAAATTGTTAAAGGATAAAGGCGCCCAAAAGATTTACGTGACCTGCAGTCTGCCGTTTTTCAACGAGCCTGCCGTCGAGTTGCTTTCAAAAGCCTATGAAGAGGGGTTGATTGCTAAGGTGATCGGAACAGATGCGGTTTTCCATGGGCAGGAATTTGTAAAGAACACCCCCTGGTATGACGAGGTAACCATTGCCCCGTTGTTTGCCGAGGTCATCTACAATATTAATCAAAAGCGCTCGGTTTCCGAATTGCTAAAATAA
- a CDS encoding inositol monophosphatase family protein has translation MIEVAKQAASAAGEILLEHFRKIPQQAIRRKQRNDFLSFVDEQSEQTILKTIRKAYPQHAFLAEEVGGSAHEDDYLWIIDPLDGTTNFLQGIPIFAISIALLFKGRPVAGVIYDPLHREMFWAEKGKGAFLNDAPISVSKKNKLDESFIATGFPFKAKHFLNDYLAVFKDIFTDCIGKRRMGAAAIDLAYVAAGRFDGFWELGLSPWDQAAGWIIIEEAGGKVTDFWGSEDFLYARYTLATNGLIHEQMIDKINKHFKEFKPVYS, from the coding sequence ATGATCGAAGTGGCCAAACAGGCAGCATCGGCGGCAGGCGAAATTTTGCTTGAGCACTTCCGAAAAATTCCGCAGCAGGCGATTAGACGCAAACAAAGGAATGATTTTCTTAGCTTTGTGGATGAACAATCGGAACAGACCATTCTGAAGACCATTCGGAAGGCCTACCCACAGCACGCCTTTCTGGCAGAAGAGGTAGGCGGGTCGGCGCATGAGGACGACTATCTGTGGATTATCGATCCGCTTGACGGAACCACCAATTTTTTGCAGGGCATTCCGATTTTTGCCATTTCCATCGCTTTGCTTTTTAAAGGTCGGCCGGTTGCCGGCGTCATTTATGATCCGCTGCACCGCGAAATGTTCTGGGCCGAAAAAGGAAAGGGCGCTTTTTTGAACGACGCTCCCATTTCCGTCAGTAAAAAAAACAAACTGGATGAAAGTTTTATTGCCACGGGTTTTCCATTTAAAGCAAAGCATTTTTTGAATGATTATTTAGCCGTCTTTAAGGATATTTTCACCGATTGCATCGGAAAACGCAGAATGGGCGCCGCAGCCATCGATCTGGCTTACGTGGCGGCCGGACGCTTTGACGGCTTCTGGGAGCTGGGGCTCAGCCCCTGGGATCAGGCCGCCGGCTGGATTATTATCGAGGAGGCAGGGGGTAAAGTGACGGATTTCTGGGGCAGCGAGGATTTTTTATATGCCCGCTACACCCTGGCCACCAATGGCCTAATTCATGAGCAAATGATCGATAAAATCAATAAACATTTTAAAGAGTTTAAACCAGTTTACTCATAA
- a CDS encoding 3'(2'),5'-bisphosphate nucleotidase, with amino-acid sequence MKTYLTIALQAVEQAAKICQQVQAQLVEEDSLTKKDRSPVTVADFASQAIICKRLKEAFPEIDIVGEEDAQSLRQDENREVLNKIGQFLPDWSVDQILDSIDLGNGEPGALFWTLDPIDGTKGFLRKDQYAIALALLKDGQPVLGVLGCPNLPFNGQADRGTLMYAIKGEGAFTLPLGGGEAKQVHVSDNDPEDVVRFLESVEAGHANHSLQGRLMAHFGDRAKAVRFDSQVKYAVLARADADVYLRLPNSEKPDYREKIWDHAAGALIVQEAGGTVTDMFGKPLEFNHGKKLMANRGLVVTNGKLHQKIIELLNRG; translated from the coding sequence ATGAAAACGTATTTGACGATAGCGCTGCAGGCCGTTGAGCAAGCCGCAAAAATATGTCAACAGGTTCAGGCTCAGTTAGTGGAAGAAGATTCGTTAACCAAAAAAGACCGCAGCCCGGTTACGGTTGCCGATTTTGCCTCGCAGGCCATTATTTGCAAACGTTTAAAAGAAGCTTTCCCGGAAATAGACATTGTTGGCGAAGAAGACGCGCAAAGTTTGCGTCAGGATGAAAATCGCGAAGTTTTAAACAAGATTGGCCAATTCCTGCCCGACTGGTCTGTGGATCAAATTCTTGACAGTATCGATCTGGGCAACGGCGAGCCAGGCGCTCTGTTCTGGACGCTGGATCCCATCGATGGCACCAAGGGCTTTTTAAGAAAAGATCAATACGCCATTGCCCTTGCCCTGCTTAAGGATGGTCAGCCGGTTTTAGGCGTGCTGGGCTGTCCAAACCTGCCATTTAACGGGCAGGCCGACCGGGGCACATTGATGTACGCCATTAAAGGCGAGGGCGCTTTTACCCTGCCGTTGGGCGGAGGTGAAGCAAAACAGGTGCATGTGTCAGACAATGATCCTGAAGATGTTGTCCGTTTTCTGGAAAGTGTGGAAGCGGGGCACGCCAACCATTCGCTGCAGGGAAGACTGATGGCCCATTTTGGCGATCGGGCCAAAGCGGTGCGTTTTGACAGCCAGGTTAAATATGCCGTTCTGGCGCGGGCCGATGCCGATGTGTATTTAAGGCTTCCCAACTCGGAAAAACCCGATTATCGAGAAAAAATCTGGGATCATGCCGCCGGCGCTCTTATCGTGCAGGAGGCCGGAGGAACGGTTACGGATATGTTCGGGAAACCTCTGGAATTCAATCATGGTAAAAAGCTAATGGCCAACCGGGGGTTGGTGGTTACCAACGGCAAACTCCATCAAAAAATTATCGAATTATTGAATCGAGGTTGA
- a CDS encoding DUF1684 domain-containing protein — MKRIWILAFLLMVTGVSCRQSRQTQAQGWRAEWQRFKAEKDSLFKFAEWSPLTPEDRAMFNGLNYFDYDPSWRFELPLYVYPNPQKMVIKGTRPGDERPALRYGYFQFAKNGTPIKLDVIKILGQNPDDEGHLFLGFWDATSGEQTYAGGRYIDLKRTSENLFIVDFNFAYNPYCAYSDRYSCAIPPFSNQIPIPVKAGEKKFKEHH; from the coding sequence ATGAAACGGATTTGGATATTGGCGTTTTTACTGATGGTAACGGGCGTTTCCTGTCGGCAATCCAGGCAAACGCAGGCGCAGGGATGGCGAGCCGAGTGGCAACGTTTTAAGGCCGAAAAAGATTCGTTGTTTAAATTTGCCGAGTGGTCGCCGCTTACGCCGGAAGATCGGGCGATGTTTAATGGATTAAATTATTTTGATTACGATCCTTCGTGGCGCTTTGAATTGCCGCTTTATGTTTATCCCAACCCACAAAAGATGGTTATTAAAGGCACGCGTCCTGGCGACGAGCGTCCTGCCCTCCGCTACGGCTATTTTCAATTCGCTAAAAATGGCACGCCCATTAAACTGGACGTGATTAAAATTTTAGGACAAAATCCCGACGACGAAGGCCACCTTTTTCTGGGCTTCTGGGATGCGACTTCGGGCGAACAAACCTATGCCGGCGGCCGTTATATCGACCTTAAGCGTACCAGCGAAAATCTGTTTATCGTTGATTTTAACTTTGCCTATAATCCCTATTGCGCATACAGCGATCGCTATAGTTGCGCCATACCGCCCTTTTCCAATCAAATACCGATTCCTGTAAAGGCGGGAGAAAAAAAGTTCAAAGAACATCATTAA
- a CDS encoding DUF6029 family protein, giving the protein MNFYKGVLILLFLCAQTLLAQISVRNQLEFTHWQSRDLDILENWTDVTYQRDWLQIGGRFEINEPPDPTIFPQDTLLKHYELTFAYARIRHRFLDVTVGNYYAMFGRGLTLRTYEDRNLRVDNNLLGAKMVLHFKKLKFQALSGRMRDKYNRRKEWLSGADVELKASRSFKIGTSYLYQHNPQYFKDQKGLWSARTNFTHDLFDLYTEVVKPQWSPAFSYYVAVSTYGEKWNALLELKDYNRLSFQNAYLMEYNAAPSLTREHAFSLLNRHPHFLNQNDEKGYQLEVNYNPNMEIQFVFNHSQTFTHDRRRIFQEYYLEMTHYWKENFEYHALVDWNFDFSTNTENITAIFDAIYNLTRRDQLHISIQHQHTKNKLDLSEYDNELALVEYSRSPWVSFALVGEYTNKYKIRNVQMDRHQWLYGQVSFNFWKNQRLSILYGTRREGFICVGGICRYEPEFEGLEIKLTNRF; this is encoded by the coding sequence ATGAATTTTTACAAAGGCGTTTTGATTCTTCTTTTTTTGTGCGCCCAGACGTTGCTGGCGCAGATTTCCGTCCGTAACCAGCTGGAGTTTACGCACTGGCAATCCAGGGATCTGGATATTCTTGAAAATTGGACCGACGTCACTTACCAGCGCGACTGGCTGCAAATCGGAGGGCGGTTTGAAATCAATGAACCTCCGGATCCAACCATTTTTCCGCAGGACACGTTGCTTAAACATTATGAACTTACATTCGCTTATGCGCGCATTCGCCACCGTTTTCTGGATGTTACCGTTGGCAATTACTACGCCATGTTTGGCAGAGGCTTAACCCTGAGAACCTATGAAGACCGAAATTTACGCGTGGATAATAATCTCCTGGGCGCTAAAATGGTGCTGCACTTTAAAAAACTAAAGTTTCAGGCGCTCAGCGGCAGAATGCGCGATAAGTACAATCGCCGCAAAGAGTGGCTGAGCGGCGCAGATGTGGAACTCAAGGCCAGCCGCTCTTTTAAGATTGGAACCAGTTATTTGTATCAGCACAACCCGCAATATTTTAAAGATCAAAAGGGTCTATGGTCGGCGCGCACCAACTTTACACACGATTTATTCGATCTTTACACCGAAGTTGTAAAGCCCCAGTGGAGCCCGGCCTTCAGTTATTATGTGGCCGTAAGCACGTATGGCGAAAAGTGGAATGCTTTACTGGAATTAAAAGATTATAATCGCCTGTCGTTTCAAAACGCCTATTTAATGGAATACAATGCCGCGCCCTCTCTTACGCGCGAACATGCTTTTTCCTTATTGAATCGCCATCCCCATTTTTTGAACCAGAACGATGAAAAAGGCTATCAACTGGAGGTTAATTACAACCCCAATATGGAAATACAGTTCGTTTTCAATCATTCACAAACGTTTACGCACGACCGACGGCGCATTTTTCAGGAATACTATCTGGAGATGACGCATTACTGGAAAGAAAACTTTGAATATCACGCGCTTGTGGACTGGAATTTTGATTTTTCGACCAACACTGAGAATATTACGGCGATTTTTGATGCCATTTACAATTTAACCAGACGCGATCAATTGCACATCAGCATTCAGCATCAGCACACTAAAAACAAACTGGATTTAAGCGAGTACGACAACGAACTGGCGTTGGTCGAATATTCGCGTTCGCCGTGGGTGAGTTTCGCCCTGGTTGGTGAGTACACCAACAAATACAAAATTCGTAATGTGCAGATGGATCGGCACCAGTGGCTGTACGGCCAGGTCTCCTTTAACTTCTGGAAAAATCAACGGCTGTCCATTTTGTACGGCACGCGCCGAGAAGGTTTTATTTGCGTGGGCGGAATTTGCCGCTACGAACCGGAATTCGAAGGCCTGGAAATAAAACTGACCAACAGATTTTAA
- a CDS encoding TlpA family protein disulfide reductase, translating to MLKKVLIILLFLASVLLAQNFSKIELNDLSGNTFAFAENLNYDATIVTFWATWCLPCQKEHVALQELKEKYGDRLLVIAISTDSPRSMAKVKSYARSRKYDFVFLVDPDREVASELLVNEIPQTFVLDRNGKVVYHHTGYRKGDEIELEKELLKVWQQEQK from the coding sequence ATGTTGAAAAAAGTTTTAATAATTTTGCTGTTTTTAGCAAGCGTTTTACTGGCTCAGAATTTTTCTAAAATAGAGCTTAATGACCTGAGCGGCAACACATTCGCCTTTGCTGAAAACTTAAATTACGATGCAACGATTGTCACTTTCTGGGCCACATGGTGTTTGCCCTGCCAAAAGGAACATGTGGCGCTTCAAGAACTAAAGGAAAAGTACGGAGACCGACTGCTGGTAATCGCCATTTCCACGGATTCGCCGCGCAGCATGGCCAAGGTTAAAAGTTACGCCCGATCCCGTAAGTATGATTTTGTCTTTCTGGTGGACCCCGATCGGGAGGTGGCCTCGGAATTGTTAGTCAATGAAATTCCGCAAACCTTTGTGCTCGATCGTAACGGTAAGGTGGTTTATCATCACACCGGTTACCGCAAAGGAGATGAAATTGAGCTGGAAAAGGAACTATTGAAAGTCTGGCAGCAAGAACAGAAATAA
- a CDS encoding T9SS type A sorting domain-containing protein, with product MKRTLFFILLLWSVSQALANNLALDVTDTVAVGEPGNSYVFEGYVHNLGSGVMVVQMTRTLNDIPENWSTTLCFGVNCYPPHVSAPDPVAVNPGDSLFFDIVFNTDELPADGRATLVFEDLVTGEKDSVTFTVQTRVMPAFSFQFEDTLVVTTPGESFTFETYIHNLTDSIMVFLVARLNNDIPADWSTTLCFGVSCYPPGVSDVSGTIMPGDSVFFDIVFSTSSQPDTGRVLLEFLDMMSGQSVRQWLVVITQKMPAPFNVHIKDTLATGNPGDELIGEGVIYNVSDTTQTVFIVRTSNQLPEGWSSSLCFENCYAPEVDTISADLNQGDSLEFSIHFFTNDQPASASATLCIFTEGSQDTVKQTFYAETQSTGLARYNALNPQQFKVLGNYPNPFNNATTIEFNLPAKTELVTLKIFSISGEVVFNKEIKGLNQGVNRVRFSAQNLSSGLYIYQIQARSLGGSIEQGSGKFLLIK from the coding sequence ATGAAGCGTACATTATTTTTTATTTTATTGCTCTGGAGCGTTTCTCAGGCGTTGGCGAACAACCTGGCACTTGATGTTACAGATACCGTTGCCGTTGGGGAGCCGGGCAACTCTTATGTTTTTGAAGGGTATGTACACAATCTTGGCAGCGGGGTCATGGTCGTTCAGATGACGCGCACGCTAAACGATATTCCCGAAAACTGGAGCACCACACTCTGCTTTGGGGTAAATTGTTATCCTCCCCATGTGAGCGCTCCCGATCCTGTGGCCGTAAATCCCGGCGACAGCCTCTTTTTTGACATTGTATTCAATACCGATGAGCTGCCCGCCGATGGCCGTGCGACGCTGGTTTTTGAAGATCTGGTTACCGGAGAAAAAGATTCCGTAACCTTTACCGTGCAAACGCGCGTTATGCCGGCCTTTAGCTTCCAGTTTGAAGATACGCTGGTTGTGACCACGCCTGGCGAATCGTTTACGTTTGAAACGTACATCCATAATTTAACAGATTCGATCATGGTCTTTCTGGTCGCCAGACTGAACAACGATATTCCAGCCGACTGGAGCACCACTCTGTGTTTTGGCGTTTCCTGTTATCCTCCGGGCGTTTCCGACGTCAGCGGCACCATTATGCCCGGCGATAGCGTCTTTTTTGACATCGTCTTTAGCACGTCGAGCCAGCCCGATACGGGGCGCGTTTTGCTGGAATTTTTAGACATGATGAGCGGACAAAGCGTTCGTCAATGGCTGGTGGTTATCACGCAAAAAATGCCGGCGCCTTTCAACGTGCATATTAAAGATACGCTGGCAACGGGCAATCCTGGCGATGAACTGATTGGCGAGGGCGTGATTTACAATGTGAGCGACACCACACAAACGGTTTTTATTGTGCGAACATCCAACCAGCTTCCCGAAGGATGGAGCAGCTCGCTGTGTTTTGAAAACTGTTACGCCCCCGAGGTGGACACCATTTCCGCCGATTTAAATCAGGGCGACAGCCTGGAATTTAGCATTCACTTTTTTACAAACGATCAACCGGCAAGCGCTTCGGCCACTCTATGCATCTTTACCGAAGGCAGTCAGGACACGGTTAAACAGACCTTTTACGCCGAAACCCAGTCAACCGGTCTTGCCCGCTACAATGCTTTGAATCCGCAACAATTTAAGGTTCTGGGGAATTATCCCAATCCCTTTAATAATGCCACGACCATTGAATTTAATTTGCCGGCCAAAACAGAGCTTGTAACGTTAAAGATATTTTCAATCTCTGGTGAAGTCGTTTTTAACAAGGAAATTAAAGGGCTTAACCAGGGAGTGAACCGTGTTCGTTTTTCGGCGCAAAATCTTTCCAGCGGCCTATACATCTATCAGATTCAGGCCCGATCGTTGGGCGGCAGCATTGAACAGGGAAGCGGTAAGTTTCTATTGATTAAATAA